Proteins encoded within one genomic window of Candidatus Methylomirabilis tolerans:
- the murA gene encoding UDP-N-acetylglucosamine 1-carboxyvinyltransferase, with protein sequence MDRLIIRGGIPLRGEVEAAGAKNAALPEMVASLLTGESIQLHRVPQLGDVKTTIGLLSHLGVSVERRDRETLFLRADRISRFEAPYQLVKTMRASVLVLGPLLARFGRARVSLPGGCAIGTRPINLHLAALEKMGATVSLDAGYVEAKAPRLRGARITFDGQTVTGTENLMMAATLADGVTVLENAACEPEVADLAALLIRMGARIEGVGTPTISIEGVDHLHGAEHEVIPDRVETGTFMVVAAITGGDVTINRCVPCHLEAITEKLQETGVIVEETDWSIRVCGDGRVQGINIRTHPYPGFATDMQAQFMALMAIAQGSSVITETVFENRFMHVNELLRMGADIKVIGTTAFVQGVPMLSGAPVMATDLRASASLVLAGLAAQGITTVSRVYHLDRGYESIEQKLLGLGANIERVTE encoded by the coding sequence ATGGATAGGCTGATCATCAGGGGCGGGATACCCCTCAGAGGAGAGGTGGAGGCGGCAGGCGCCAAGAACGCAGCCCTACCAGAGATGGTAGCCTCTTTGCTGACAGGGGAGTCGATTCAGCTTCATCGCGTTCCACAACTAGGCGATGTAAAGACGACCATCGGCCTGCTCAGCCATTTAGGTGTGAGTGTCGAAAGACGTGACCGAGAGACGTTATTCCTTCGTGCTGATCGCATCAGTCGGTTTGAGGCGCCCTACCAACTGGTCAAGACGATGCGGGCATCGGTGCTGGTGCTTGGCCCGCTGCTGGCCCGCTTCGGGCGGGCACGGGTCTCTTTGCCTGGAGGGTGCGCGATCGGGACGAGACCGATCAATCTGCATCTCGCGGCTCTTGAGAAGATGGGCGCAACGGTCAGCCTGGATGCCGGATACGTAGAGGCGAAGGCACCACGTTTAAGGGGTGCCAGGATTACGTTTGATGGCCAGACCGTCACCGGCACTGAGAATCTGATGATGGCCGCTACCCTGGCGGATGGGGTCACCGTATTGGAAAATGCCGCGTGCGAGCCTGAGGTTGCTGACCTGGCCGCCCTGCTGATTCGCATGGGAGCGAGAATCGAGGGCGTTGGGACTCCGACGATCAGCATCGAAGGTGTTGACCATCTACACGGGGCAGAGCACGAGGTGATCCCGGACAGGGTTGAGACGGGGACCTTCATGGTTGTGGCTGCGATCACCGGTGGCGATGTGACCATCAATCGCTGCGTGCCGTGCCACCTGGAGGCGATTACGGAGAAATTGCAGGAGACAGGCGTAATCGTGGAGGAGACGGACTGGAGTATTCGAGTCTGTGGAGATGGGCGAGTGCAAGGGATCAATATCAGGACCCACCCCTACCCCGGATTTGCCACCGATATGCAAGCGCAGTTCATGGCCCTTATGGCCATTGCCCAGGGAAGCAGCGTTATCACTGAGACGGTCTTTGAGAACCGATTTATGCACGTGAATGAGCTGTTGAGGATGGGTGCGGATATTAAGGTGATCGGTACTACCGCGTTCGTCCAGGGGGTTCCAATGCTGTCGGGTGCGCCGGTGATGGCCACCGACCTGCGGGCGAGCGCATCGCTGGTTCTGGCGGGACTGGCCGCCCAGGGGATCACGACCGTCTCGCGTGTCTACCATCTGGATCGGGGATACGAATCGATTGAGCAGAAGCTCCTCGGCCTTGGCGCCAACATTGAACGAGTCACAGAATAA
- the hisG gene encoding ATP phosphoribosyltransferase codes for MEPTNNDMIAIALPKGRLLTHAMELFEGIGISCVRSLFDSRRLIGEDRDRELRFLILRPADIPTYVEHGAADMGIAGKDQLLEQRRDVYEPLDLGFGACRLVVAEPAALHKQDDPHSWSYLRVATKYPNLAEAYFSRKGIQAEIIKLTGSLELAPLVGLAERIVDLVETGRTLKENGLVEVEEIAKATARLIVNRASLKTKYRRVQVLIEQIRKQVEAHAAGVRT; via the coding sequence ATGGAACCCACAAACAACGACATGATCGCCATTGCGTTGCCGAAGGGTCGGTTATTGACCCATGCCATGGAACTGTTTGAAGGGATCGGCATCTCTTGTGTGAGGAGCCTGTTTGATTCGCGCCGCTTGATCGGCGAGGATCGCGACCGGGAACTCCGATTCCTCATACTCCGACCGGCAGACATCCCGACCTATGTGGAGCACGGGGCCGCCGACATGGGTATCGCGGGGAAGGACCAGCTTCTCGAACAGCGCCGGGATGTCTATGAGCCGCTGGACCTCGGGTTCGGCGCCTGCCGGCTTGTCGTAGCCGAGCCGGCTGCACTCCATAAGCAGGATGACCCCCATTCCTGGTCGTACCTGAGGGTGGCTACGAAGTATCCAAACCTTGCAGAAGCATACTTCAGTCGTAAAGGGATCCAGGCGGAGATCATCAAACTGACCGGTTCCCTTGAATTGGCACCCCTTGTAGGGCTGGCCGAGCGGATCGTTGACCTCGTGGAGACCGGCCGGACCTTGAAGGAGAACGGGCTGGTGGAGGTTGAGGAGATCGCCAAGGCTACGGCGCGGCTCATTGTCAATCGCGCGAGTCTCAAGACAAAGTACCGCAGAGTCCAGGTCCTGATCGAGCAGATACGAAAGCAGGTCGAGGCGCATGCGGCAGGGGTGCGTACATGA
- the polA gene encoding DNA polymerase I: MTGRSLYLIDGSSYLFRAYHALPPLTNSEGIPTGAVYGFTNMLLKIIRDERPEALVVVFDSAGPTERHARYADYKANRVQMPDDLSRQIPYIHRVVEAMRIPLLMQQGQEADDLIGSLAKQAEARDFYVTIVTGDKDMLQLIGRGIRVYDSMKETVYGESEVLKRFGVPPGQVVEVMGLMGDPIDNIPGVRGIGEKTARSLVQQFGSIDEVIARLHEIKSAKVRQILRDQVEQARLSRDLARLRTDLQVSVDLGQVTLREPDYAALQALFRELGFAGLQRTFTPVASHSSLRMVVIDREEEIGEIARKLLDSDSVAIAVALRGDGTADEEFCGLAFCREPDVALCLSPIFMTGSCPERLRPILTGEQPAKIGHDLKRIMTALRTKDVVLRGLSFDTMVASYLLNSNRSDHSLAALALELLGVKYEQEPGAKGGDDRQETAMRRAAEEAHLAWQLKEMLLPRLQQFGLLPLFDTIEMPLIDVLASMEEVGFRVDVEQLSELGKELEGQLGRLESRIFVLAGERFNINSPKQLSDVLFQRLKLQPLKRTKTGYSTNMEVLQRLAMTHELPAEVLNYRSLTKLKSTYIDVLLRLADPVTGRIHTSFNQTVAATGRLSSSEPNLQNIPVRTEVGRRIRQAFIASEDHRLLSADYSQIELRILAHLSQDQALIAAFTTGVDVHRATASEIFGVQSDGVTAEMRRRAKVINFGIIYGMSPFGLASELDMSQEEAGLYIDRYFQIYHGVKAFIDRMVVEARERGFVSTLWGRRRAIPELKSSDQTVRQLGERLAVNTPIQGSAADLIKVAMIAIFRRLTLEQLGTRMILQIHDELLFEVPEAELDVAKRIATEEMEQAATLRVPLKVDLGIGVNWVEAHA, from the coding sequence ATGACAGGCAGATCGCTATATCTTATCGACGGGAGTTCCTACCTGTTTCGAGCCTACCATGCGCTTCCACCCCTGACTAATAGCGAGGGGATTCCGACCGGAGCCGTATACGGTTTCACCAATATGCTTTTAAAAATTATCCGGGACGAGCGTCCGGAGGCTCTGGTCGTGGTCTTCGATTCTGCAGGACCGACCGAGCGACATGCGCGATACGCTGACTATAAGGCGAATCGCGTGCAGATGCCGGACGATCTGAGCCGTCAGATTCCTTACATCCATCGAGTGGTTGAGGCGATGCGCATTCCGCTCCTGATGCAACAGGGGCAAGAGGCGGACGACCTGATCGGTTCGCTGGCAAAGCAAGCCGAGGCACGGGACTTTTACGTCACCATTGTCACGGGCGATAAGGACATGCTCCAACTCATCGGGCGCGGGATTCGGGTCTATGATTCGATGAAGGAGACAGTCTACGGCGAATCGGAGGTCCTGAAGCGCTTCGGCGTACCCCCCGGTCAGGTGGTGGAGGTGATGGGGCTGATGGGCGATCCGATTGATAATATCCCCGGTGTGCGCGGAATCGGAGAGAAGACTGCCAGGAGCCTCGTCCAGCAGTTCGGGAGCATCGACGAGGTGATCGCTCGCCTGCATGAGATCAAATCCGCAAAGGTCCGACAGATTCTAAGAGATCAGGTTGAGCAGGCCCGGCTCAGCCGGGATCTGGCTCGCCTCAGGACGGACCTCCAGGTGAGTGTAGACCTTGGACAGGTGACGTTGCGCGAGCCGGACTATGCTGCTCTGCAGGCCCTTTTTCGGGAGCTGGGCTTTGCAGGGCTCCAGCGGACGTTCACCCCTGTGGCTTCGCACAGCTCGCTCCGTATGGTCGTTATCGATCGCGAGGAAGAGATTGGTGAGATCGCCAGGAAACTCCTGGACTCCGACAGCGTGGCCATCGCCGTCGCGCTGCGTGGCGACGGGACGGCTGATGAAGAGTTCTGCGGCCTTGCCTTCTGTAGAGAGCCTGATGTTGCCCTCTGCCTATCGCCCATCTTCATGACCGGCTCTTGTCCTGAGCGTCTGCGCCCTATCCTGACAGGGGAGCAACCCGCGAAGATCGGCCACGACCTCAAGCGGATCATGACCGCCCTCAGAACAAAGGACGTTGTCTTGAGAGGACTCTCCTTTGACACCATGGTGGCGTCCTATCTTCTGAACTCCAACCGATCGGATCACTCTCTTGCGGCTTTGGCGCTTGAGCTATTGGGTGTGAAGTATGAGCAGGAGCCTGGAGCCAAGGGCGGAGATGACAGACAGGAGACGGCCATGAGGCGGGCAGCCGAAGAGGCCCACCTCGCATGGCAACTGAAAGAGATGTTGTTGCCGAGGCTTCAGCAGTTTGGGCTGCTGCCGCTATTTGACACGATCGAGATGCCGCTGATCGATGTCTTGGCCTCGATGGAAGAAGTCGGATTTAGAGTTGATGTCGAACAGCTCAGCGAATTGGGCAAGGAGTTGGAGGGCCAACTCGGCCGGCTCGAGTCGAGGATCTTCGTTCTGGCTGGCGAGCGCTTCAATATCAATTCGCCGAAGCAGCTCTCGGATGTGTTGTTTCAGCGGCTAAAGCTGCAGCCGCTGAAGCGGACTAAGACCGGCTATTCCACCAATATGGAGGTGCTTCAGCGGTTGGCCATGACTCACGAACTCCCCGCGGAGGTCCTGAATTATCGGAGCCTCACAAAACTCAAATCGACCTATATCGATGTGCTGCTCCGACTTGCTGATCCTGTCACCGGCCGAATCCATACATCGTTCAATCAGACGGTGGCTGCGACAGGACGCCTGAGTTCCAGCGAGCCGAATCTCCAGAATATTCCGGTTCGCACTGAGGTTGGGCGGCGGATCCGACAGGCGTTCATTGCCTCAGAGGATCATCGGCTCCTGTCGGCCGACTATTCCCAGATCGAGTTGCGGATTCTGGCGCACCTTTCCCAGGACCAGGCGCTCATCGCTGCCTTCACGACAGGGGTTGATGTGCACCGTGCTACGGCTTCCGAGATCTTCGGTGTACAGTCGGATGGGGTGACGGCGGAGATGAGACGACGGGCAAAGGTGATCAACTTTGGCATCATCTACGGGATGAGTCCCTTTGGTCTGGCCTCGGAACTCGACATGTCACAGGAAGAGGCCGGTCTGTACATCGACCGTTATTTCCAAATTTATCATGGGGTCAAGGCATTTATCGATCGGATGGTTGTAGAGGCCAGGGAGCGTGGCTTCGTGAGTACGCTCTGGGGACGTCGCCGGGCGATTCCGGAGTTGAAGAGTTCCGACCAGACGGTTCGACAACTTGGGGAGCGGTTGGCAGTGAATACGCCGATTCAGGGGTCGGCCGCAGACCTGATCAAGGTTGCGATGATCGCTATCTTCCGACGCCTGACGTTAGAACAATTGGGGACCAGGATGATTCTCCAGATCCACGATGAGCTGCTGTTCGAGGTGCCCGAAGCCGAGTTGGACGTCGCCAAGCGGATAGCTACCGAAGAGATGGAACAGGCGGCCACGCTCCGTGTTCCCCTGAAGGTAGACCTCGGGATTGGCGTGAACTGGGTTGAGGCTCATGCTTAG
- the prfA gene encoding peptide chain release factor 1, producing the protein MLERLNAIEQRSTEVLLQMSDPAVISDQTRFQRLAKVYAELEPVVEVYQRYRKLLRGVEETKALLHDGAEDDVRELAEAELEELAIKREKLEEEITLLLLPRDPADEKNIILEVRAGAGGDEAALFGAELVRMYSRYAELQGWKVEMLSLNQTGVGGVKEAILNIEGRGAYSRLKFESGVHRVQRVPVTESSGRIHTSTVTVAVLPEAEDVEIQIDPKDLRIDVFRSTGPGGQSVNTTDSAVRMTHLPTGMVVSCQDEKSQHKNRAKAMKVLRARLLEAATAQQAAEISQARRQQVGTGDRSERIRTYNFSQGRVTDHRIGLTLHSLPRILEGELAELIGALAASDQAERLKALV; encoded by the coding sequence TTGCTTGAACGCCTGAATGCCATCGAGCAGCGATCTACTGAAGTCCTGCTGCAGATGAGTGATCCGGCTGTTATTAGTGATCAGACCCGCTTCCAGCGGCTGGCCAAAGTGTATGCGGAACTGGAACCGGTGGTGGAGGTATACCAACGGTACCGTAAGCTCCTGCGCGGCGTGGAGGAGACAAAGGCGCTCCTGCACGATGGGGCCGAGGACGACGTACGCGAACTGGCGGAGGCGGAGCTTGAGGAATTAGCAATCAAGCGGGAAAAGCTTGAAGAGGAGATCACGCTTCTGTTGCTTCCGCGTGACCCGGCCGATGAGAAAAATATCATTCTGGAGGTCCGGGCCGGGGCGGGTGGCGACGAGGCCGCGCTGTTCGGTGCGGAATTGGTCAGGATGTACAGCCGATACGCCGAGCTACAAGGCTGGAAGGTAGAGATGCTTTCTTTAAATCAGACGGGGGTCGGCGGGGTGAAGGAAGCGATCCTGAACATCGAGGGGCGCGGGGCGTACAGCCGTCTGAAATTTGAGAGCGGAGTCCACCGGGTACAACGGGTCCCTGTCACTGAGTCAAGTGGTCGAATTCACACCTCGACCGTTACCGTTGCGGTTCTCCCTGAGGCGGAGGATGTGGAGATACAGATTGACCCAAAGGATCTTCGAATTGATGTGTTTCGCTCAACAGGTCCTGGAGGGCAGTCCGTAAACACTACTGATTCGGCCGTACGAATGACTCATTTGCCGACCGGGATGGTGGTCTCCTGTCAGGATGAGAAGTCTCAGCATAAGAATCGAGCCAAGGCGATGAAGGTGTTGCGGGCTCGCTTGCTTGAGGCCGCCACGGCGCAGCAGGCGGCAGAAATTTCACAGGCGCGCCGTCAGCAGGTAGGAACAGGAGACCGGAGTGAACGGATACGCACCTACAATTTTTCCCAGGGCCGGGTTACTGACCACCGAATTGGGCTCACGCTCCACAGCCTTCCGCGGATCTTGGAGGGGGAGTTGGCCGAACTGATCGGCGCACTCGCGGCCAGCGATCAGGCCGAGCGATTGAAGGCCTTGGTGTGA
- the dnaJ gene encoding molecular chaperone DnaJ, whose translation MSKRDYYQVLGVDREASPDEVKRAYRRLAHKYHPDKNAGDKASEEQFKEATEAYETLNNPEKRAAYDRFGVTGERAGFGGFGEAGFGSVFEDLFEGFFGGSTRRAASRGADLRYNLEISLEEAILGVEKEIIIPRLEPCDVCKGSGAKPGTSPTACRSCRGSGQVRYSQGFLTISQTCSACRGEGRVIEQRCRDCRGSGRSRSDRSLTVKIPAGVETGMRLKLQGEGEAGPHWGERGDLYVVITVKEHPLFSRHGDDLCCEVPVSFVQAILGAELEIPSFFGMTKLRIPTGTQPGAEFRIRGKGVPRLRGHDQGDLVVRIVIEIPKRLTTKQRELLEAYAALEDGDGSPLTQSFFEKVKSLFG comes from the coding sequence ATGAGCAAGCGCGACTACTACCAGGTGCTTGGGGTCGATCGGGAAGCTTCTCCCGATGAGGTTAAGCGAGCCTACCGTCGGCTGGCCCATAAGTATCACCCGGACAAGAATGCTGGTGATAAGGCGTCGGAAGAGCAGTTCAAGGAGGCTACGGAGGCCTATGAGACCCTGAACAATCCCGAGAAGCGGGCGGCCTATGACCGGTTCGGGGTTACCGGAGAAAGGGCGGGTTTCGGGGGATTTGGTGAGGCCGGGTTTGGATCTGTCTTTGAGGATCTCTTTGAGGGGTTCTTCGGAGGGTCGACTCGGCGGGCTGCCTCCCGTGGCGCCGATCTTCGCTACAACCTTGAGATCAGTCTTGAGGAAGCGATTCTTGGGGTAGAGAAAGAGATTATCATCCCCAGGCTGGAACCATGTGACGTCTGTAAGGGGAGTGGAGCGAAGCCCGGGACATCCCCGACTGCCTGTCGTTCCTGCCGCGGCAGCGGCCAGGTCCGATACTCGCAAGGCTTTCTTACGATTAGCCAAACCTGCTCGGCCTGTCGAGGCGAGGGGCGCGTCATTGAGCAGCGATGCCGCGACTGTCGAGGATCGGGACGGTCTCGGTCCGATCGGTCCTTGACGGTGAAGATTCCTGCCGGCGTGGAAACGGGGATGCGCTTGAAGCTCCAAGGCGAGGGCGAGGCCGGTCCCCATTGGGGGGAGCGGGGCGATCTGTATGTCGTTATCACCGTAAAGGAGCACCCGCTTTTCTCACGTCACGGCGACGATCTCTGCTGTGAGGTCCCCGTCAGCTTTGTCCAGGCAATCTTGGGGGCCGAGTTGGAAATCCCGAGCTTTTTCGGGATGACGAAGCTCAGGATCCCCACTGGGACTCAGCCCGGCGCCGAGTTCCGCATTCGTGGTAAGGGTGTACCGCGCTTGCGTGGTCATGATCAAGGAGATTTGGTGGTCAGGATCGTGATCGAGATACCCAAGCGGCTGACCACGAAGCAGCGCGAGTTGCTGGAAGCATACGCTGCCCTGGAAGATGGCGATGGAAGTCCGCTGACCCAGAGCTTCTTTGAGAAGGTGAAGAGCCTTTTCGGTTGA
- the grpE gene encoding nucleotide exchange factor GrpE, whose protein sequence is MMDQESEEAKAPTGDNVQEGSVVTTTELESTISTLQAGIKERIAEVESLNDRLLRLHAEFENYKKRAARERGEFARFANEGLLLELLPVVDSLEHAVATTRLGIDAQGIADGLNVIHRLFQATLEKTGVKPIEALGHEFDPNFHQAVTQVETTDGRDNIVVEEVRKGYLLEGRLLRPAMVKVSKARVQSSGFEVPGSEAGGPDTRDVESGPCEP, encoded by the coding sequence ATGATGGATCAAGAAAGCGAAGAAGCCAAAGCACCAACAGGCGATAACGTCCAGGAGGGTTCTGTCGTCACTACGACTGAGTTGGAGTCGACGATCAGCACGCTGCAAGCCGGCATTAAGGAAAGAATTGCCGAGGTGGAATCGCTGAACGACCGCCTCCTTCGTCTGCATGCGGAGTTTGAGAATTACAAGAAGCGAGCGGCCCGCGAGCGAGGTGAGTTCGCGAGGTTCGCGAACGAAGGGCTACTTTTAGAACTGCTGCCTGTCGTAGACAGTCTGGAGCATGCTGTCGCTACGACCAGGCTGGGAATAGACGCTCAAGGTATCGCCGATGGCCTCAATGTCATTCATCGACTTTTTCAGGCAACGTTGGAGAAGACCGGGGTAAAGCCCATCGAGGCGTTGGGGCATGAGTTCGATCCGAACTTCCATCAGGCTGTCACTCAGGTAGAGACGACTGATGGCCGGGACAACATCGTGGTCGAGGAAGTGCGAAAAGGATACCTCCTGGAAGGGCGTTTGCTGCGGCCGGCGATGGTAAAGGTATCGAAAGCGAGGGTTCAAAGTTCAGGGTTCGAGGTTCCAGGGTCCGAAGCAGGAGGACCTGACACACGAGACGTTGAATCTGGCCCATGTGAGCCATGA
- the coaE gene encoding dephospho-CoA kinase (Dephospho-CoA kinase (CoaE) performs the final step in coenzyme A biosynthesis.) — protein MVVGLTGGICSGKSTVAALFKNLGAIVIDADQVAHEVVEPDRPLFEVVASTFGREVIGADGRIDRGRLGAIVFADPKARRRLEELLHPAIIQECERRIRLAEVSGVAVCLVDAALLIESGWYTRFNAVILVEASETVQLDRLVGSRGLSRDDAMLRIRSQMSQEEKRRHAHYVIENEGLLDETERQVNVVWERLCATASS, from the coding sequence GTGGTGGTGGGTCTGACCGGAGGGATCTGCTCGGGCAAGAGCACGGTGGCGGCACTGTTCAAGAACTTAGGTGCAATCGTCATCGATGCAGATCAGGTCGCGCATGAGGTAGTGGAACCTGATCGGCCTCTGTTCGAGGTCGTTGCGTCGACGTTCGGCCGCGAGGTAATCGGGGCGGATGGTCGCATCGATCGTGGACGATTGGGCGCGATCGTGTTTGCCGACCCTAAGGCCCGCAGACGGCTGGAAGAGCTGTTGCATCCGGCCATTATCCAGGAATGTGAACGGCGTATCCGGCTGGCTGAGGTCTCTGGGGTCGCTGTCTGTCTTGTCGATGCCGCGTTGCTGATTGAGAGCGGGTGGTACACTCGCTTTAACGCAGTGATCCTGGTTGAGGCGAGCGAAACGGTGCAACTCGACCGCCTGGTAGGGTCCAGGGGCCTCAGTCGGGATGACGCAATGCTGCGCATCCGATCACAGATGTCGCAGGAAGAGAAGCGTCGCCACGCTCACTACGTCATCGAGAATGAAGGACTGCTTGACGAGACGGAGCGCCAGGTCAACGTGGTATGGGAACGGTTGTGCGCCACGGCTTCATCGTAG
- the rpmE gene encoding 50S ribosomal protein L31 has protein sequence MKPGIHPDYQLTTITCACGEVIHTRSTVSALRVEICSKCHPLFTGRQKLIDTEGRVDRFRRKYSKKPKAAESAKETAPVELPTTAPEEVVAP, from the coding sequence ATGAAGCCGGGCATTCACCCTGACTATCAACTGACAACGATTACGTGCGCGTGTGGCGAGGTGATCCACACTCGATCTACCGTGTCCGCTCTCCGGGTAGAGATCTGCTCCAAGTGCCACCCGCTCTTTACCGGACGTCAGAAGCTAATCGACACCGAAGGGCGAGTCGATCGGTTCCGAAGGAAGTATTCCAAGAAGCCGAAGGCGGCCGAATCAGCCAAAGAGACTGCCCCGGTGGAGCTTCCTACAACAGCACCAGAGGAAGTGGTAGCCCCCTAA
- the rho gene encoding transcription termination factor Rho — translation MNIVELKEKTISELSSIARTLNVVGASGLRKQELIFKILEAQTEKSGLIFAEGVLEVLPDGFGFLRAPDYNYLPGPDDIYVSPSQIRRFDLRTGDTVSGQVRPPKEGERYFALLKVEAVNFENPELIKDKILFDNLTPLFPNQRIRLETTQDELNMRVMDLLTPIGKGQRGLIVAPPRTGKTILLQKIANSITKNHPEVILIVLLIDERPEEVTDFQRSVKAEVVSSTFDEPATRHVQVAEMVIEKAKRLVEHKRDVVILLDSITRLGRAYNTIVPPSGKVLSGGVDSNALQRPKRFFGAARNIEEGGSLTIIATALIDTGSRMDDVIFEEFKGTGNCELVLDRRLVDKRVFPAIDIFRSGTRKEELLLTQEELNRMWILRKVLQTMGVVEAMELLLEKLKQAKSNEDFMRAMNS, via the coding sequence ATGAACATCGTAGAATTGAAAGAGAAGACGATCTCTGAGCTGAGCTCCATTGCCAGGACCCTGAACGTGGTGGGTGCCAGTGGCCTCCGCAAGCAAGAGCTCATCTTTAAGATCCTTGAGGCGCAAACCGAGAAGAGCGGGCTGATCTTCGCGGAGGGCGTACTTGAGGTTCTGCCCGATGGGTTCGGCTTCCTTCGAGCGCCGGACTACAATTACCTGCCTGGGCCCGACGACATTTATGTCTCGCCGTCGCAGATTCGGCGCTTTGACCTGAGGACCGGTGACACCGTTTCGGGACAGGTGAGACCCCCCAAGGAAGGAGAGCGCTACTTCGCCCTCCTGAAGGTCGAGGCGGTAAACTTCGAAAACCCGGAGCTGATCAAGGACAAGATCCTCTTTGATAACCTGACCCCTCTCTTTCCGAACCAGCGAATCCGGCTGGAAACCACGCAGGATGAGCTGAACATGCGGGTGATGGACCTTCTCACGCCAATCGGTAAGGGGCAGCGTGGACTGATCGTTGCCCCGCCGAGAACGGGTAAGACCATTCTCCTGCAAAAGATTGCCAACAGCATCACCAAGAACCACCCTGAGGTGATCCTGATCGTTCTCCTGATTGATGAGAGGCCGGAGGAGGTGACGGACTTCCAGCGCTCTGTGAAGGCAGAGGTGGTCAGTTCGACCTTCGATGAGCCGGCTACGCGTCACGTCCAGGTAGCCGAGATGGTGATCGAGAAGGCCAAGCGGTTGGTGGAGCACAAGCGGGATGTGGTGATTTTGCTGGACTCTATCACTCGATTGGGAAGGGCTTACAATACCATCGTCCCGCCGAGCGGCAAGGTGCTCTCCGGCGGCGTGGACAGCAACGCGTTGCAGCGTCCTAAACGGTTCTTCGGGGCGGCGCGGAATATCGAAGAGGGCGGCAGCCTGACGATTATAGCTACGGCCCTTATCGACACCGGCAGCCGGATGGACGACGTCATCTTCGAGGAGTTCAAAGGGACCGGCAACTGCGAACTTGTCCTCGATCGACGGTTGGTAGATAAGCGGGTCTTTCCGGCCATCGATATCTTCAGGTCAGGCACGCGGAAAGAGGAACTCCTGCTCACCCAGGAGGAGCTTAACCGGATGTGGATTCTCCGCAAGGTCCTCCAGACTATGGGCGTGGTGGAGGCGATGGAACTGCTTCTTGAGAAGTTGAAGCAAGCCAAATCGAACGAGGATTTTATGCGGGCAATGAATTCGTAG